The Lates calcarifer isolate ASB-BC8 linkage group LG6, TLL_Latcal_v3, whole genome shotgun sequence genome includes a region encoding these proteins:
- the LOC108894190 gene encoding teashirt homolog 2, translated as MPRRKQQAPKRAAVYMPDEDAVLQDSIAEEDGENDTQTEEECSEKTSPKVSEDRELDNKSTNTYSNQNSPISVLSNQEAELESRLSDSSDRLSDFKTSSPPESQRDDESRSSKHKEEMGNSLEKMRAAYANFLSDSYWTGIGMDLKMAKNTSKANCDSTNGSTKSEFDWHQDALSKTLQQTLSPKPASKPNLFSSVHLYRQTTKPCGSVFTGASRFRCKDCSAAYDTLVELTVHMNKSGHYQDNNHSKQSNPSASSSKSRKRNLQDMEGKEDAQKVLKCMFCGHSFDSLQDLSVHMIKTKHYQKVPLKEPIPVITPKLLPPAKKRAFETARPCSPDSTTGISGYTEAQRAAAISNANNNRYGYQNGASYTWQFETCKSQILKCMECGSSHDTLQQLTTHMMVTGHFIKVTNSASKKGKQLALDPLAIEKIQGLAEPAASDTEGEKVSPKNASPGRSERDSQGEGTSDKMEETEAKDDKQESEDQKAGNGAFKYPYLREEDLEQDSGGGGDILKSLANTVASAINKAQTGTPSWSAYPSIHAAYQLSGIIKSAPLSASPPTQLKQTFNHKLRPIAPKGKLYHGAVGVEAPQGQHQNVDIKQEKVGISDGKESQNIKFDLVENDDSDCQDDSSSSSKLDADCVNEGSEAIKGKLSPDFSDRGKTPSPSASNGRSTTSEPLSDTPDILGINPLSALQSVLNNHLGKANKPNNSRVDKLSAHTQSIFADINRSSEKPALMLGNPRRNRPDKTFLFVGDDQPIDLTKSKNSKPSSALLQPSAPMPQKYALSDIADMVKVLPKATTPKPSIPSRIPTMKLESDVRRFEDVSAEVYSVHKRKGRQSNWNPRHLLILQAQFASSLFQTSEGKYLLSDLGPQERMHISKFTGLSMTTISHWLANVKYQLRKTGGTKFLKNMDTGHPVFYCNDCASQFRSPTTFISHLESHLGFQIKDMCKMPVEHQTKVEEPELSKVLSVRATEALVTEEDIDSKFKCKLCCRTFASNHAVKLHLSKTHSKSPDNHSQYVEMDKE; from the coding sequence TGTACATGCCTGATGAAGATGCTGTTCTTCAGGATTCCATCGCAGAGGAAGACGGAGAGAACGACACTCAAACTGAGGAGGAATGTTCAGAGAAGACCAGCCCCAAAGTGTCTGAGGACAGAGAGCTAGACAACAAGAGCACTAACACTTATAGCAACCAGAACTCTCCCATTAGTGTCCTTTCCAATCAAGAGGCAGAGCTGGAGTCACGCCTTAGCgacagcagtgacagactcTCAGACTTCAAAACCTCCTCGCCACCTGAGAGCCAGAGGGATGACGAAAGTCGCAGCTCCAAACATAAAGAGGAGATGGGCAACAGCTTGGAGAAAATGAGGGCAGCCTATGCAAACTTCCTCTCTGATTCCTACTGGACGGGGATAGGAATGGACTtgaaaatggccaaaaacaccaGCAAAGCCAACTGTGACAGCACCAACGGAAGCACCAAAAGTGAGTTTGACTGGCACCAGGATGCGCTCTCTAAGACCTTGCAGCAGACACTCTCCCCAAAGCCTGCGTCCAAACCCAACCTCTTTAGCTCTGTCCACCTGTACAGGCAAACCACCAAACCCTGTGGCTCAGTGTTCACAGGAGCCAGCCGATTTCGCTGTAAGGATTGTAGTGCAGCTTATGACACTCTTGTGGAGCTGACAGTCCACATGAATAAGAGTGGCCACTACCAggacaacaaccacagcaaaCAGAGTAACCCCTCTGCCTCATCTTCTAAATCTAGGAAACGAAATTTGCAAGATATGGAAGGAAAAGAGGATGCACAAAAAGTTTTGAAGTGCATGTTCTGTGGCCACTCTTTTGACTCACTCCAGGATTTGAGCGTCCATATGATCAAAACTAAGCATTACCAAAAAGTGCCTTTAAAAGAGCCAATCCCTGTTATCACACCCAAATTGTTGCCACCAGCAAAGAAACGGGCCTTTGAAACAGCAAGACCTTGCTCCCCCGACTCTACGACTGGTATATCTGGCTACACTGAGGCACAACGGGCCGCTGCCATTTCAAATGCTAACAATAATCGTTACGGCTATCAGAATGGAGCAAGTTACACTTGGCAGTTTGAGACATGCAAGTCTCAGATTCTTAAATGCATGGAGTGTGGAAGCTCTCATGACACCCTCCAGCAGCTCACCACACATATGATGGTTACTGGACACTTCATCAAAGTCACAAACTCAGCCTCTAAAAAGGGTAAACAGTTAGCGCTTGACCCCCTGGCCATAGAGAAGATCCAGGGTTTAGCTGAGCCCGCTGCCAGTGACACTGAGGGAGAAAAGGTGTCTCCAAAAAATGCTTCCCCAGGGAGGAGTGAGAGGGATAGCCAGGGGGAAGGCACATCAGACAAAATGGAAGAAACTGAAGCTAAAGATGACAAGCAAGAGAGTGAGGATCAAAAGGCAGGCAATGGGGCTTTTAAGTATCCTTATCTCCGTGAGGAGGATCTTGAACAGGActcaggtggaggaggggaCATTCTTAAATCTTTAGCCAACACAGTGGCCTCTGCCATCAATAAAGCTCAAACAGGGACACCAAGCTGGAGTGCCTACCCGAGCATTCACGCTGCCTATCAGCTCTCTGGCATCATCAAAAGCGcccctctctctgcatctcccCCTACTCAGCTAAAGCAGACATTTAACCACAAGCTGAGACCGATTGCCCCAAAGGGGAAGTTATACCATGGTGCTGTGGGAGTTGAGGCTCCCCAGGGACAGCATCAAAATGTGGACATCAAACAAGAAAAGGTTGGCATTAGCGATGGTAAAGAAAGTCAGAATATTAAGTTTGATCTGGTGGAGAATGATGACAGCGATTGTCAGGATgattcctcttcctcttcaaaGCTTGATGCAGACTGTGTGAATGAAGGGAGTGAAGCGATCAAAGGGAAGTTGAGCCCAGATTTCTCTGACAGAGGCAAGACACCAAGCCCCTCTGCCAGCAATGGACGCAGCACTACTTCAGAGCCTCTCAGTGACACTCCGGATATACTTGGCATAAACCCTCTTAGTGCACTGCAGTCAGTCCTGAACAATCATCTGGGCAAAGCAAATAAGCCCAATAACTCAAGAGTAGATAAACTATCTGCTCACACCCAGTCTATTTTTGCTGACATTAATCGTAGCAGCGAGAAACCAGCTTTAATGCTTGGAAATCCTAGAAGAAATAGACCTGATAAAACCTTTCTCTTTGTTGGTGATGACCAACCGATAGACCTGACGAAATCTAAAAACAGCAAACCGAGTTCGGCGCTACTACAGCCCTCCGCCCCTATGCCACAGAAATATGCTCTGTCTGACATAGCTGACATGGTCAAAGTTCTTCCAAAAGCCACAACGCCGAAACCCTCCATACCGTCGAGGATCCCGACAATGAAACTGGAATCAGATGTCAGGCGCTTTGAGGATGTGTCCGCCGAGGTGTACTCTGTCCACAAGCGTAAAGGTAGACAGTCAAACTGGAATCCTCGCCATCTTCTCATCCTGCAAGCTCAGTTTGCCTCCAGCCTCTTCCAGACCTCTGAGGGGAAATACTTGCTCTCGGACCTCGGCCCTCAGGAACGGATGCACATCTCCAAGTTCACTGGATTGTCCATGACCACTATAAGCCATTGGTTAGCAAATGTAAAATACCAACTGCGCAAAACCGGAGGGACGAAATTTCTGAAGAACATGGACACGGGCCACCCGGTCTTCTACTGCAATGACTGCGCTTCCCAGTTTAGGTCACCGACCACATTCATTTCCCATCTGGAATCCCATCTCGGGTTCCAAATCAAAGACATGTGCAAAATGCCAGTAGAGCACCAGACGAAGGTAGAGGAGCCAGAACTGTCGAAGGTCCTCAgtgtcagagccacagaggcTCTAGTCACAGAGGAGGACATTGACTCAAAGTTCAAATGTAAGCTCTGTTGTCGGACATTTGCGAGTAATCACGCAGTCAAACTCCATTTGAGTAAAACTCACAGCAAATCCCCTGACAACCATTCACAATATGTGGAAATGGACAAGGAGTAA